Proteins found in one Arachis stenosperma cultivar V10309 chromosome 8, arast.V10309.gnm1.PFL2, whole genome shotgun sequence genomic segment:
- the LOC130946891 gene encoding agamous-like MADS-box protein MADS9 gives MGRGKIEIKRIENSSNRQVTYSKRKNGILKKAKEISVLCDAQVSLIIFGASGKMHEYISPSTTLIDILDRYQRASGKTLWDAKHENLSNEIDRIKKENDSMQIELRHLKGEDITSLNYKELMALENDLDKGLNGIREKKMEVHRIIKRNGKILEEENKELNFLLQQHMALEGARNMHGQWI, from the exons ATGGGGAGGGGTAAGATTGAGATCAAGAGGATTGAGAACTCAAGCAACAGGCAAGTCACATATTCAAAGAGGAAGAATGGGATCCTTAAGAAGGCTAAAGAAATCAGTGTTCTTTGTGATGCTCAAGTTTCTCTTATCATCTTTGGTGCTTCTGGCAAGATGCATGAATATATCAGCCCCTCCACCAc GTTGATTGACATCCTGGACAGATACCAAAGAGCTTCTGGAAAAACTCTCTGGGATGCTAAACATGAG AACCTAAGTAATGAAATTGATAGAATCAAGAAAGAGAATGATAGCATGCAAATTGAGCtcag GCACTTGAAGGGAGAAGACATTACCTCACTGAATTACAAAGAGCTTATGGCCCTAGAAAATGACCTTGATAAGGGCCTCAATGGAATCCGTGAAAAAAag ATGGAAGTGCACAGGATAATCAAGAGAAAT GGCAAGATTTTGGAGGAAGAAAACAAGGAACTCAATTTCCTTCTT CAACAGCATATGGCACTGGAAGGAGCGAGAAACATGCATGGACAATGGATTTAA
- the LOC130943980 gene encoding PLASTID TRANSCRIPTIONALLY ACTIVE protein 6, chloroplastic — MTTSSAFLLRSPPLPLLSPNFQPFATSLSQPTPFSFKPNPTLFFNTSLLLLRSRTNPFLTRADDDGDGGPDDYDMDDEELEEVDNKKDFDIEYEPLVTAAADGDIAMVQSESFVSTQGWDSETVVDYRINEDEFHKICLADCDFFIRKPPDPDNDVYDFREMYVTPPDTDVYSIPKVLAPMPQKYIRCAVSDYGCYNVTEPPIDAPRDPMYKTEREIWKVYLTKHYKNRRQGDPEFVLDFEEIYIIDSKTKSITRAKVVVTNPGGRNRDRKTDLLVIADRGNSFKVINHSEKDDPTTVIEREEWTTSRQEMENHLRKLRDFSISNWF; from the exons ATGACTACCTCCTCCGCCTTCCTCCTCCGATCACCACCACTCCCCCTCCTCTCTCCGAACTTCCAACCCTTCGCCACTTCACTCTCCCAACCCACACCATTCTCCTTCAAACCCAATCCCACCCTCTTCTTCAACActtctctcctcctcctccgtTCAAGAACCAACCCCTTCCTCACTCGTGCCGACGACGACGGAGACGGCGGCCCCGACGACTACGACATGGACGACGAGGAGCTCGAAGAGGTCGACAACAAGAAGGACTTTGACATAGAGTACGAACCACTGGTCACCGCCGCCGCCGACGGTGATATTGCAATGGTGCAGAGCGAGAGCTTCGTTTCGACGCAGGGTTGGGACTCCGAGACGGTGGTAGATTACAGAATCAACGAAGATGAGTTCCACAAGATTTGCTTAGCTGACTGCGACTTCTTCATAAGGAAGCCCCCTGACCCTGACAACGATGTCTATGATTTCAGGGag ATGTATGTGACTCCTCCGGATACAGATGTTTATTCAATCCCCAAGGTGCTTGCGCCAATGCCTCAGAAG TACATTAGATGTGCTGTAAGTGATTATGGATGCTACAACGTGACAGAGCCACCTATTGATGCACCTCGAGATCCTATGTATAAAACTGAGAGGGAAATCTGGAAG GTGTACTTGACAAAACACTACAAAAATCGAAGGCAGGGTGACCCAGAGTTTGTGCTGGATTTTGAGGAGATTTACATTATTGATTCTAAAACTAAGTCAATTACGAGAGCTAAAGTTGTG GTAACAAATCCTGGAGGGAGAAATAGAGATAGGAAGACCGACTTGCTTGTTATAGCTGATCGCGGGAACTCCTTTAAGGTTATAAATCAT AGTGAAAAGGATGACCCAACAACTGTCATAGAGAGGGAAGAGTGGACCACTTCCCGGCAAGAAATGGAGAACCATCTTAGAAAGCTAAGAGACTTCAGCATTTCCAATTGGTTCTAG